The Triplophysa rosa linkage group LG15, Trosa_1v2, whole genome shotgun sequence genomic sequence GGTACTTCACTTGCCATCCCCAAATCATGTTCTTCAGTGTTGATCTGTTCCAGTTCTGATCCATGAGTCTCTCTTTGAAGTTCCACAACATCTCCATCCACTTCTTTAGGTTCTATTAAATGAGGTACTTCAAGTTGCGGTACTTCAAGTTGCGATACTTCAGTTGTGCCCATTGGATCAGTTATCTCAACAGCATCTTCAACCTCTTCATTGGTTTTATGTTCCTTATTTTCCTCGTTGTCTGGTTCTATGACAACAATCTCCTCCTTTTGTTCCTCTACATCCTGCTTGCTTGATTTTACAGTCTTATCTTCCTCTGGTTCCACCAAAACTGGTTGTAATGTGTCATACTCAACTAGAAACTCTGTTGCTACAGTCACTTCTGCAGGTCCTAACACCTGATCATCAGAATTCACAGTATTGTCTTCTGGTTCAGTTACCTCTACAGGCTCAACCGTGAGTATATCAACTTCAGACGTAGTCTCATTTTCTGGTTCAGTCAACACCACTTCAGTGTCCTCTTCGTTCTCTGCCATTACAGGATTCACTGGTTGTGGCACCTCCGGAATTTCATTAGAATCTGTCACATCGGGTAAGAAATCATTTGGCTCAGTTGACGGTTGCAGGGTGATGCTGGAGTCAGTGGTGAAAGGTAACTTGGGTTCCTCAGTCTTTAGAGTAACCGTCGTTGCAGTGGTGAACAAAATGTGGGTGGTGGTTACTAGGTTAAATATAATGTCATCTGGTATGGTCTTTATATTAAAGTCGCTGTCTGGTGAAGGGTTCAGTGTTGTCCCAAGCAGTTCATCACTTGGAGCTAGTGAGAGATTATCTGAAGCTGATGGAGTCAGATTGTTGTCTTCATCTGTAGTGAGAATTGTTTTGCTGTCTCCCTCACTAGGAGCTCCCTCTACAGGTGGGGCCGGTAGATATTCGGTTATGAGTTCGCTTGTTTCACCTTGAACAGTTTCAAGCGTGTGTATAATGACCGCTTTATTCTCAGGTTCCATTGTTGGTTTCATTGTTATGGTTGGGGCGAAAGTTGAAGCCATTGTTGAATCCAAAGCATTATCATAACCATCCAATGAAACAGAAACTTTGGTTCCTTGTGTTGGAGAACTAAGGTCTTTGCTTGAATCTTGATCGGAGGACTGCAAATTAACAGgtgtatgtttattttgttggtTAGCTTCATAAGAATGAAATATGCTAGTGCTATGATGTGTATTAGCAAAGTCACCTCAGTTATGATGTCTTCAGAAACCTTGGTGACGGACATCAATGTTGTGGAAGGTTTCCTGCCTGATGAGAAACAATGTACACAAAAGACAAAGCCCATGTTATGAAGTTCAACATGCTAACCAAACAAGACTTCTTTTGGAATCGTGTTTTCTTCCCAATGTATCCATTTACCTGTGTCAAATGTCAACGAGTTCAGATCGAGAAGAGATGCCTTTTCCCTGAGAGCTTTAACTACCGTATCCTTCACGCTATGTCCTGCAAACGAAACAACTGTGTCTGAACTTTCCTCAGCAATGTTTGCTGTGAGGGCCTCAAAAACCACTGTATAGGCCACTGATATTCTTCCAACCCTACGGAGATATGAACAACGAATGGATGGATAGACAGAACTGTTAGATTAGTAAAACAGTCCATGCAGAGTTATGGGTTCTCAAGACCAGTATcaagaaccactgatctagactATACAATATACTTTTCCTTGAACCAAATGAAACTTCAAAAAAATGTGGGGACACTATATAGTGCAGTAAACGTCACTTTATTACCTCTCAGAAGCTTTAGTCTCACTTGTATgcaaaaaaggaaacaaaagaaACAATCAAATTAGAGTTAATGTGATGCATAAAGAGCAAAGGTGTTTTGCCATTTTATAGATAAAACAGTACAAAAGAAAACAGGGCTTGAAGACTAGAACCTCAGTTAATAAATTGAATAGACATACCTAATCTTTAACACCTGTACATCAATAAATCCAGGTATGCCTTCAAAAGCATGTTGCATCTGCAAAAAACAGAGAAGTGTGCAGTTCAACATATAATATACGAACATCTACATCCCCTTCTTAACTGTGAGCTGCTCCGGGTTAAATACATGTAGTTTAGTACCTGCTCCTGGAGATGTCGTGACAGATCGTGAAACTGAGGTGAATCTGTGTCTGTCAGTATCTCTTGGTACCCAGAATCCATCAGTGTGATGCTGAACTCTATGACCTGATGAACCGGCTGCTCGGGAACTATATTTGGAAGCTCTGACTCCTGTACAAGCAACAGAGGAaccattaaacaaaaatgtaggtAGTTTTACAATTCTGCTATAGGTTTTCTAGCCCAACTGTCTGTTAGGCTTCtattcttctatttattttatattatattcatacTTCATTACATGTCCGTCTTTCAAAGTAGAACATAATCAACAACCATTGAAAATATAAGTCTTTAAGTTATGGAATATATAAATGGTTTTGTATCTGTTTAGGTATGTGACTTGTTCTAGTCAAATGTTAAGCTGGCTTGCCATATTATGCTATAATGATTCTGAACACCACCATTTAATAAACCAATTGGTCCAAACATACAGTACCTGTGATGCAGAAGAGCTGTCTGTAGGAGTGTCGACAGAAGTAGATTCAGTAGATTCCGTTGATTCGGTAGGTTCAGAAGTTTCGGTAGGTTCAAAAGGTTCAGTAGTAGATTCTGAAGTTTCAGTAGTAGATTCAGTAGTGGAATCAGTAGATTCGGTAGGTTCCATAGATTCAATAGAAGTTTGTGAAGATTCAGTGATAGATTCAGTTGGTTCAGTGATAGATTCAATACGTTCAGTGATGGATTCAGTTGGTTCAGTAACATATTCAATAGGTTCAGCAGTAGAATCAGCTGTGGGTGCAGATTCATCTACTTCTGGTTCAGTCTGGTCTTTCTCTGGACCTGAACAATAAAGATTCAGATCAGTTTACCTGAAAGGCTAACACTTAAagagatactccacccaaaaatgaaaattctgtcatgatttacttccccctagttgtttcaaacctgtataaatttatttgttctgatgaacacacaaaagacgatatttaaaagaatgtttgtatttaaacagttctggggcactactgacttccatagtagggaaaaaagattggttgtcaatggtgacccagaagTGATTAGTTTCCcattttcttccaaatatattcttttgtgttcaacagaacaaagaattttagaccgttttggaacaacttgagaatgAGTAAACactgagagaattttcatttttgggtgaactgttcctttgagcaaaaaacaaaacaaatctgtaTACCTTCTGTTCTTTGTGCTTCATCTGTTACTGTTTTTTTGGTTACTGttctataaattaaataaaaataacaggtATCACTAAAAATTCTTagtttataatttttatatacatgaaaatgaaatagtCAAACAGAAAAAGAATTAGTGATTCAATCTTACTGTTCTTTTACTTGTTCATTATTCAGATTCACCCTCTGTAAAGCAAAAAGGAAATATATTACAGAACAGAACTCAAACTATATTTTAGTCATCAAGTCCTTAATAACACAGTGACATTTCTGCACGCTGACATTGATCAATTATGAACTATTTGCTCCGAAACAACTTTAAAAACCTTATCATGTAAGTTTGTTTACCCTGTAAACCATGTCGATGTGTTCCTGAGAACTGCTGAAGTTTATGGCCAGATCAGAGATAAACAAGGACTCATGCTGGCACGTGTGAACCCATTTCTGATACTCGGAACTGCTGGGAATTCTGTCCAGAAAGATCCGGAAAGCCTCCCACACGGCCTCCTGGCAAACTGACAAAGGTGAggaataaatgtgatcaattTCACTAGATTTACTTagatcctcgtatctccatattttgtgatttttattttttgtaatacatTGCTCTTTTTAGTCAgcgtttatgtttgtcactgggttttgcaaatatttaactgataaaaagtgcttgtcaactttgacaacacagtatttaatcattaaaaagtactgtgttttttccatttcctgaaaacagcaaatttggacatacaaggttttggaaggacagcgacgatattctTTCAATGCTGAATTAGGTGTTCTGTATATGAAATCAATCTAGAATATTTCATATTTGCTGATGATCAGAAACATCAACATGCAGAATCACAGGCAGAAATGTTTGTGGTAATCTTTCTTTAATAAAAGCAGGGTAAAGCAGTTTTGTGTCAGACGTTTGTTTACCTCTCAGTGTGTAGTACGCTTGGTGACTTGCTATGACATCTCTCACTGATTCCTGAGGACAAACCTTCACCTCAGAGTGGAAGAACTCTGACCGTTTGATTCGACGTTGTTCCATTTCAAATAAAGTCCTCATCCCAGAATTCTGCTTCGGTGGACTCAGCAGGTTTGTCGGGTTGAGTACgtctaataaaaataaataaataattttacatggaaaatgtacaattatgtaaaaaaactaacattttcgggcaaaaaatatttttcaaatcaaatcaaaaataCGTGaagaattgttaaaaaaaatagtaaaacaAGTTTAACATTATACGTGAACAATCTGTAaagaaataacaataaaatgacaGTTAATGCAAACAAATTTTTTGTCTAGGTTAATCTTTGAAGAACATGCTGTTGTTAAACATGGCATGATTTCTGATGTCAGAGTAAagtaaagtccccatgaaatcaaaactaaagcgttgtgtattttaatatttcagaGTGTTAGATTATCGATAAACTATAATGTGCTTCAAAAAGTTTACAAAAATCGCATCAAGAAGATATCAGCCTCTCACAAAAAGTGTCTAGAATTTTGATGACAACACTCTGCACTAGCTTCTCATCAAATTTCTCGTCTAATCGAACTTTGTCATATTCTGAATTCTGAAATCAGCTACTTGTTTAAGGTTCGTAAAATCTTTTCTGTCGATGAATGCTATAAATCCTTGAGTTTCTAGTTActgtttaaaacaaagtttgTTTAAAATGCTGCAACATTCATTTACATATGACCAGTCCAATTGAGTTGCAGAAAATTCCCTCATTGTCCACACAACCCATGTCGCTCCAAATAattctgatttttttctgtggatcATAATATTAGTAATTTAACCACAATGTTAAATGAGTCATAAGTTACTCAAAATGTTAAAGCTACACTTCTTCATACAACATAAAAGCATACTGACTGTCAAGTTCAGCTGCAACTTTGCTtgtttatgaaaagaaattatatttaatgttgTGAGTGAAATCTCAGATCTTCTTAAGCAAAGCACAAACTGCATCTTTTCAATAATACATCATACGGTTATATATAGAACAACTAAATCTTATCTCACTTGGCGTATTAAAGGAACCAGGACGACTGATGTCCTCATCAAAACATACCAGCGCAGATGTATTTCTTACCTTTAATGCATATGACAGGCAGAATAAAGAGGAATGTTGTGAAGAGTGCACATTTTAAAGACATGGTGAACTGAAGCCGTACATCCAACCCCATACTGTCTTTACACAACACAAGAAGATCA encodes the following:
- the LOC130565637 gene encoding LOW QUALITY PROTEIN: interphotoreceptor matrix proteoglycan 1 (The sequence of the model RefSeq protein was modified relative to this genomic sequence to represent the inferred CDS: substituted 2 bases at 2 genomic stop codons), encoding MGLDVRLQFTMSLKCALFTTFLFILPVICIKDVLNPTNLLSPPKQNSGMRTLFEMEQRRIKRSEFFHSEVKVCPQESVRDVIASHQAYYTLRVCQEAVWEAFRIFLDRIPSSSEYQKWVHTCQHESLFISDLAINFSSSQEHIDMVYRRVNLNNEQVKEQTVTKKTVTDEAQRTEGPEKDQTEPEVDESAPTADSTAEPIEYVTEPTESITERIESITEPTESITESSQTSIESMEPTESTDSTTESTTETSESTTEPFEPTETSEPTESTESTESTSVDTPTDSSSASQESELPNIVPEQPVHQVIEFSITLMDSGYQEILTDTDSPQFHDLSRHLQEQMQHAFEGIPGFIDVQVLKISETKASERVGRISVAYTVVFEALTANIAEESSDTVVSFAGHSVKDTVVKALREKASLLDLNSLTFDTGRKPSTTLMSVTKVSEDIITESSDQDSSKDLSSPTQGTKVSVSLDGYDNALDSTMASTFAPTITMKPTMEPENKAVIIHTLETVQGETSELITEYLPAPPVEGAPSEGDSKTILTTDEDNNLTPSASDNLSLAPSDELLGTTLNPSPDSDFNIKTIPDDIIFNLVTTTHILFTTATTVTLKTEEPKLPFTTDSSITLQPSTEPNDFLPDVTDSNEIPEVPQPVNPVMAENEEDTEVVLTEPENETTSEVDILTVEPVEVTEPEDNTVNSDDQVLGPAEVTVATEFLVEYDTLQPVLVEPEEDKTVKSSKQDVEEQKEEIVVIEPDNEENKEHKTNEEVEDAVEITDPMGTTEVSQLEVPQLEVPHLIEPKEVDGDVVELQRETHGSELEQINTEEHDLGMASEVPKSTEPPVXMIKIEPPRISVTDTYPVEHIDYDQPEETQNLPVGPAVIAQPELDISKPEPEFIEEAPEIPFIVPEGKTVEPEETVADVQSTISTATDSLPEMITAPDSKEDKDFLSEEPEISHTDTKTDKVPVEHTDETVSQPAETLAALPSLTTLTEDHXLLEAVFTDESVLTSTPVKEEYDSPTEKTQSPVVQATVPAELDNVHNVETEEPIHLKDLDVVSTETIDWLSYDVTYSFPDEERPLMTTRAPSLKYMTTPSMTTASNSKELVVFFSLRVTNIVFSEDLFNKNSSEYRSLENRFIELLLPYLQSNLTGFKQFEILNFRNGSVVVNSKVKFGKSVPYNVTQAVQCVLEEFCDAAARRLDIKIDSHSLDIEPADEADPCKFLACNEFSKCTVNLWTKEAQCLCDPGYMTLDGSPCQSLCVVQTDFCLNGGECEIVPGHGAACREREQTTIPGLTS